Proteins from a single region of Apium graveolens cultivar Ventura chromosome 7, ASM990537v1, whole genome shotgun sequence:
- the LOC141673239 gene encoding agamous-like MADS-box protein AGL62, producing the protein MGRQKLEMKKISNENHLLVSFSKRRAGLFKKASELCCLCSGEIAIIVFAPGKKRVYSFGHRNVKHVIDKYTGENPNPAADSGVLQGPAEPRLGQLMQQATELDDQLETQRALGEWLADERKKREAVDWFRAPVNDLPPEQLQTLISRFEGLMSSVDRAKNLAETAPDQNLTSSDQVGGEAYDGSGHSLGIVMTPEGYAMC; encoded by the coding sequence ATGGGTCGCCAAAAACTTGAGATGAAAAAAATTTCCAATGAGAATCATCTGTTAGTGTCCTTTTCCAAAAGGCGAGCAGGACTGTTCAAGAAAGCTTCTGAGCTCTGCTGCCTTTGTAGTGGTGAAATAGCCATCATTGTTTTTGCACCCGGAAAGAAAAGGGTTTATTCCTTTGGACACCGGAACGTGAAACATGTCATTGATAAGTATACGGGTGAAAACCCTAATCCAGCTGCTGATTCTGGGGTGCTACAAGGGCCGGCAGAACCCCGTCTTGGCCAACTCATGCAACAGGCGACAGAGTTGGATGACCAGTTGGAAACCCAAAGGGCTCTTGGTGAGTGGCTTGCAGATGAGAGGAAAAAACGCGAAGCCGTGGATTGGTTTAGGGCCCCTGTTAATGATCTCCCACCAGAGCAGCTCCAGACATTAATATCTAGATTCGAGGGGCTCATGTCATCCGTTGATAGGGCCAAAAATCTTGCAGAGACGGCACCGGATCAGAATTTGACAAGTTCAGACCAGGTGGGAGGAGAAGCATATGATGGCTCAGGCCATTCCCTTGGAATTGTAATGACACCAGAAGGTTATGCCATGTGTTAA